The Hahella sp. HNIBRBA332 genome window below encodes:
- the rppH gene encoding RNA pyrophosphohydrolase, producing MIDAEGYRPNVGIILCNPRGEVFWARRIGQDSWQFPQGGIKKDESPEEALFRELKEEVGLPPEAVEIVAGTRGWLRYRLPKKMIRYDSHPVCVGQKQKWFMLQLLADESEICTNYTDKPEFDGWRWVSYWYPLGQVVSFKREVYRRAMREFAPVLFKREES from the coding sequence GTGATAGACGCTGAAGGTTACCGTCCCAACGTCGGCATCATACTGTGCAACCCTCGTGGTGAAGTGTTCTGGGCCAGACGTATTGGACAAGACTCCTGGCAGTTTCCCCAAGGCGGCATTAAGAAAGACGAATCGCCTGAAGAGGCTCTGTTCAGAGAGCTAAAAGAAGAAGTGGGGCTGCCGCCCGAGGCTGTGGAGATTGTCGCTGGCACTCGCGGCTGGTTGCGTTACCGCCTGCCGAAGAAAATGATTCGCTATGACTCTCATCCCGTGTGTGTGGGGCAAAAGCAAAAGTGGTTCATGTTGCAGTTATTGGCGGATGAATCGGAAATCTGCACGAATTACACGGACAAACCTGAATTTGACGGCTGGCGATGGGTCAGCTATTGGTATCCCCTCGGGCAGGTAGTATCCTTCAAACGAGAGGTGTATCGACGGGCGATGAGGGAGTTCGCCCCGGTCTTGTTCAAGCGTGAGGAAAGTTGA
- the ptsP gene encoding phosphoenolpyruvate--protein phosphotransferase, whose product MLSVLRSIVQEVNAAPNLVEALELIVKRVHESMDTEVCSIYLLDPETNHYILMATQGLNPESIGKVKLGHSEGLVGLVGVREEPLNLHNAPAHPRYRYFPETGEEKYKSFLGVPIIHHRKVLGVLVVQQQASRLFDESEEAFLVTISAQLAAVIAHGEATGIISGLNFTGQKARDICFKGVAGASGVAIGKCVVKFPHADLKAVPEKPCTDIEAEMALFDSAVAAVRQDIKEVGERLSTQLRPEEQALFDVYLGMLDDNALSGEVKNFIREGNWAQGSLKVVVQEYVRHFEAINDAYLRERAVDIKDLGQRVLAYLQKQHIDEQRDYPENTILVSEELTPSMLGEVPREKLLGLVSVQGSGNSHVAILARAMGLPCVMGVIDMPINKLDDRDIIIDGYNGEIYSHPSPELLSYYNSIVEEEQQISKGLEELRDLPCVTKDGHHMTLWVNTGLMTDVVRSLNHGAEGVGLYRTEVPFMINDRFPSEQEQRDCYREQLEAFAPSMVTMRTLDVGGDKALSYFPISEENPFLGWRGIRVTLDHPEIFLVQVRAMLKASEGLDNLRIMLPMISNISEIEEALHLIYRVYHEVREEGANVRMPPVGVMIEVPSAIFQVKEIAERVDFISVGSNDLTQYMLAVDRNNPRVASLYHSFHPSVLQALYKIACDAHAVGKQASICGELAGDPGGAILLTAMGYDVLSMNAVNLPKVKSVLRSISLRWAEDLLRRLLIMDSPQVIKSTLEFALKEVGFEHLTRPVRQN is encoded by the coding sequence ATGCTGAGTGTATTGCGTAGTATTGTACAAGAAGTCAACGCCGCTCCGAATCTGGTAGAGGCGTTGGAGCTTATTGTGAAACGCGTACATGAGTCGATGGACACTGAGGTGTGTTCCATCTATCTGCTGGATCCAGAGACCAATCACTATATTTTAATGGCTACCCAGGGGCTGAATCCTGAGTCTATCGGTAAGGTTAAATTGGGGCATTCCGAAGGGTTGGTAGGATTGGTGGGGGTGCGTGAAGAGCCCTTAAACCTGCACAATGCGCCAGCCCACCCCCGTTATCGTTATTTCCCTGAAACCGGCGAAGAAAAGTATAAGTCCTTCCTCGGCGTTCCTATTATTCATCACCGTAAAGTACTTGGCGTATTGGTTGTTCAGCAGCAGGCCAGTCGTCTGTTTGATGAAAGTGAAGAAGCCTTCCTGGTAACTATCTCCGCTCAGCTCGCGGCGGTTATCGCTCATGGGGAGGCGACGGGAATTATCTCCGGGTTAAATTTTACTGGACAGAAAGCCCGGGACATTTGTTTTAAAGGCGTCGCAGGTGCGTCAGGCGTCGCCATCGGTAAATGTGTCGTCAAATTCCCTCATGCTGACCTGAAAGCCGTACCGGAAAAGCCCTGCACAGACATTGAAGCGGAGATGGCGCTGTTTGACTCTGCGGTTGCAGCAGTGCGGCAAGATATCAAAGAGGTAGGCGAACGCCTGTCTACGCAGTTGAGACCGGAAGAGCAGGCCTTGTTTGACGTCTATCTGGGCATGTTGGATGACAATGCGCTGAGCGGTGAGGTGAAAAACTTCATTCGAGAGGGCAACTGGGCTCAGGGCAGTCTTAAAGTTGTCGTGCAGGAATACGTGCGTCACTTCGAGGCGATCAATGACGCTTACCTGCGGGAGCGAGCCGTCGATATCAAAGACCTGGGGCAGAGAGTTCTGGCTTATCTGCAAAAACAGCATATTGATGAGCAGCGCGACTATCCGGAAAACACCATTCTGGTCAGTGAAGAGCTGACGCCATCCATGTTGGGCGAGGTGCCTCGCGAGAAGCTGTTGGGGTTGGTGTCGGTGCAGGGTTCTGGTAACTCCCACGTGGCGATTCTCGCCAGAGCGATGGGGTTGCCGTGCGTAATGGGCGTTATAGATATGCCCATTAACAAGCTGGATGACAGAGATATCATCATCGATGGCTATAACGGCGAAATATACAGCCATCCGTCTCCAGAGCTATTGAGCTACTACAACTCAATCGTTGAGGAAGAGCAGCAAATATCAAAGGGCCTGGAAGAGCTGCGGGATCTTCCCTGCGTCACCAAAGACGGCCATCACATGACGCTATGGGTCAACACAGGCTTGATGACCGATGTCGTGCGGTCTTTGAATCATGGTGCAGAAGGGGTTGGGCTTTATCGCACGGAAGTGCCCTTCATGATCAATGACCGCTTTCCCAGTGAACAGGAACAACGGGATTGCTATCGTGAACAGCTGGAGGCCTTTGCGCCCAGCATGGTCACCATGCGTACGCTGGATGTGGGCGGCGATAAAGCGTTGAGCTATTTCCCGATTAGTGAAGAAAATCCTTTTCTGGGCTGGCGCGGCATTCGCGTAACGCTGGATCACCCGGAGATATTCCTGGTGCAGGTGCGGGCGATGCTGAAGGCCAGCGAAGGCCTGGATAATCTGCGCATTATGCTTCCCATGATTTCCAATATCTCGGAGATAGAGGAAGCGTTGCACTTGATCTATCGTGTTTATCACGAGGTCAGAGAAGAAGGCGCTAATGTGCGGATGCCGCCAGTGGGGGTAATGATTGAAGTGCCCAGCGCGATTTTTCAGGTCAAAGAGATTGCTGAGCGAGTGGACTTTATTTCCGTAGGCAGCAATGACCTGACTCAGTATATGTTGGCGGTGGATCGCAATAATCCGCGCGTTGCGTCTTTATATCACTCTTTCCATCCCTCTGTATTACAGGCGCTGTATAAGATTGCCTGCGACGCCCATGCCGTCGGGAAACAGGCGAGCATATGCGGAGAACTGGCGGGGGATCCCGGCGGCGCCATTCTGCTGACGGCGATGGGATATGATGTGCTGTCTATGAATGCGGTGAACCTGCCGAAAGTAAAATCCGTTCTGCGCTCGATCTCACTGCGCTGGGCGGAAGACCTGTTACGCAGGCTGTTGATAATGGATAGCCCTCAAGTGATAAAAAGTACACTGGAGTTTGCGCTGAAAGAGGTCGGGTTTGAGCATCTTACACGTCCGGTGCGGCAAAACTAA
- a CDS encoding class I SAM-dependent rRNA methyltransferase, whose amino-acid sequence MDAGVLRLRENADKRLRSGHLWVYSNEIDIQKTPLTELAAGQPVVIENAKGKPLATAFANPHALICARVVSRSPKLFLSRSLLKKRMQAADEWRSQLFGTPHYRMVFGDSDGLPGLVIDRFGSDFVAQISTAGMELFKDDVVDILKNNFSARTVIMKNDGKMREVEGLERYTQCFGDEIEALEVIENGVPMSAPAQGGQKTGWFYDHRPNRAALFPWVKGKRVLDLFSYVGGWGVQTLANGAESVTFVDSSESALEWAQRNCRLQMDNPPCRFIREDAFSALENLCQEKEKFDVVIVDPPALIPRRKDQKQGERAYQRLNQMALRLTAPGGMLMSASCSMHLSSERLRDILRASAREVDRTAQLIFQGGQGADHPILPAIPETDYIKAMLLRVTPTL is encoded by the coding sequence ATGGACGCGGGCGTATTGCGTTTACGGGAAAATGCCGACAAGCGGCTTCGTAGCGGGCATTTGTGGGTATACAGCAACGAAATCGATATTCAGAAAACGCCACTGACAGAGTTAGCGGCCGGGCAGCCGGTCGTTATCGAAAACGCGAAGGGAAAACCGCTGGCGACGGCCTTTGCTAATCCTCACGCACTGATTTGCGCCCGCGTCGTCAGTCGCAGCCCCAAGCTGTTTCTATCCCGTTCCCTGCTGAAAAAACGGATGCAGGCGGCTGACGAGTGGCGTAGTCAGCTGTTCGGAACCCCGCATTATCGGATGGTCTTTGGCGATAGCGATGGACTACCGGGCTTGGTGATTGACCGTTTCGGCTCCGACTTCGTGGCGCAAATCTCCACGGCGGGAATGGAGCTGTTCAAAGACGATGTCGTCGATATTCTCAAAAATAATTTCTCCGCTCGCACTGTGATCATGAAGAATGACGGCAAGATGCGTGAAGTGGAAGGGTTGGAGCGTTATACCCAGTGTTTTGGGGATGAGATCGAAGCACTGGAAGTGATTGAGAATGGCGTACCCATGTCAGCGCCTGCCCAAGGCGGCCAAAAAACGGGATGGTTCTATGATCACCGCCCCAATCGCGCCGCTCTGTTTCCTTGGGTGAAAGGCAAGCGTGTGCTGGACCTGTTCAGTTATGTTGGCGGCTGGGGCGTGCAGACCCTGGCCAATGGTGCGGAATCAGTCACTTTCGTCGACTCATCTGAAAGCGCATTGGAATGGGCGCAGCGCAATTGTCGCCTGCAGATGGATAATCCGCCATGCCGCTTTATCCGCGAAGATGCTTTCAGTGCGCTGGAAAATCTGTGTCAGGAAAAAGAAAAGTTTGACGTGGTGATTGTCGATCCGCCTGCACTGATACCTCGTCGCAAAGATCAAAAACAAGGTGAGCGGGCCTATCAGCGTTTGAATCAGATGGCGCTGCGATTGACGGCTCCTGGCGGCATGCTGATGTCAGCTTCTTGTTCCATGCATCTTTCTTCTGAGCGCCTGAGAGACATCCTGCGAGCGTCGGCGCGAGAAGTTGACCGTACGGCGCAATTGATATTCCAGGGCGGGCAGGGCGCGGATCATCCGATTCTCCCCGCGATACCCGAGACGGACTACATCAAGGCCATGCTGCTGCGTGTTACGCCGACCTTGTAA
- a CDS encoding YqiA/YcfP family alpha/beta fold hydrolase: MHHSFILYLHGFNSSPQSYKAQRSQRWLAKHHPSIELAIPELHYSPLAAMERLEREYFVDGDRPLGMIGSSLGGYYAAYLHHKYGVSAALINPAVRPYDLLEEYLGVNKNLYTGEEYVLEPHHMDELLALDSPPPVTGERVYALLQTGDATLNYREAVLKFAHCALWVQPGGSHEFEDFERVLPSIVNFFLSSTIQK, translated from the coding sequence ATGCATCACTCCTTTATTCTTTATCTGCATGGCTTTAATAGTTCTCCGCAATCTTATAAAGCGCAGCGCAGCCAGCGATGGCTCGCCAAACATCATCCAAGCATAGAACTTGCTATTCCCGAACTGCATTATTCACCTTTAGCGGCGATGGAGCGGTTGGAGAGAGAGTACTTCGTTGATGGCGACAGGCCGCTGGGGATGATCGGCAGTTCTCTGGGGGGCTATTACGCGGCCTATCTGCACCATAAATATGGTGTCTCCGCGGCATTGATTAATCCGGCAGTCAGGCCCTATGATTTGCTGGAAGAATATCTGGGGGTGAATAAAAACCTTTATACGGGCGAAGAGTACGTGCTGGAGCCTCATCACATGGATGAGTTGCTGGCGCTGGATTCTCCTCCTCCGGTTACAGGAGAGCGCGTTTATGCCTTGCTGCAGACTGGCGACGCCACTTTGAATTACCGTGAGGCGGTGTTGAAATTCGCCCACTGCGCGCTTTGGGTGCAGCCAGGCGGGTCGCACGAATTTGAAGACTTTGAGCGGGTTTTGCCAAGTATCGTAAATTTTTTTCTATCGTCTACAATCCAGAAATGA
- a CDS encoding DUF971 domain-containing protein: protein MSATQAPIPRRIQLHQRSATLELSYSEAETYVLEAEFLRVLSPSAEVRGHGGKGAVLQTGKRLVRIDGVEAAGNYALKLTFSDGHDSGIYSWPYLYDLCQNKERYWEGYLTQLQAAGSSRD, encoded by the coding sequence ATGTCTGCCACTCAGGCCCCTATTCCACGGCGAATCCAACTCCATCAGCGCTCGGCTACGCTTGAGTTAAGTTATAGCGAAGCGGAAACCTACGTGTTGGAAGCGGAATTTTTACGTGTACTCTCGCCTTCTGCGGAAGTGCGAGGGCATGGGGGCAAGGGTGCGGTGTTACAGACCGGCAAACGCCTTGTGCGCATTGATGGCGTAGAGGCCGCAGGCAATTACGCATTAAAGCTGACATTTAGCGACGGCCATGATAGTGGTATTTATTCCTGGCCATATCTATATGACTTGTGCCAAAACAAAGAGCGTTACTGGGAAGGTTACCTCACCCAACTACAGGCCGCCGGAAGCTCAAGAGATTAA
- a CDS encoding HAD family phosphatase, protein MALAIFDLDNTLIAGDSDHAWGDFLVHRGIVDQEDFKRVNDEFYQDYLKGQLDIFKYLGFALSPLTQHPLEQLHQWRKEFVEESIRPLLLPKALELLRSHRDKGDYLLIITATNRFVTQPIADLLEVDELIATEPEFINNRYTGKVSGTPSYQTGKVTRLREWLQHNPYDLSDAYFYSDSHNDIPLLEHVGNPVVVDGDERLLQTARERGWEIMSLRP, encoded by the coding sequence TTGGCTCTAGCTATTTTTGATCTGGACAATACTCTCATCGCCGGCGACAGCGACCACGCCTGGGGCGATTTTCTGGTTCACAGGGGAATTGTCGATCAGGAAGACTTCAAACGCGTAAATGACGAGTTCTATCAGGACTACCTTAAAGGTCAGCTGGATATCTTCAAATACCTGGGGTTCGCCCTGAGCCCCCTGACCCAGCATCCTCTGGAGCAATTGCATCAGTGGCGAAAAGAATTCGTCGAAGAGTCGATTCGCCCTCTCCTGCTTCCCAAAGCGCTTGAGTTACTCCGTAGTCACCGCGACAAAGGCGATTATCTACTTATCATCACCGCCACCAATCGCTTCGTCACCCAGCCTATCGCCGACCTGCTGGAAGTCGATGAGCTAATCGCCACGGAGCCTGAGTTCATCAACAACCGGTATACAGGCAAAGTCAGCGGCACGCCGAGTTATCAGACCGGAAAAGTGACGCGTCTGCGTGAGTGGTTGCAACACAACCCTTATGATCTGTCAGATGCCTACTTCTATAGCGACTCCCACAACGATATTCCCCTTCTGGAGCATGTCGGCAATCCTGTTGTAGTGGATGGCGACGAGCGTCTATTGCAAACTGCTCGCGAGCGCGGCTGGGAAATCATGAGTCTGCGCCCATGA
- the cpdA gene encoding 3',5'-cyclic-AMP phosphodiesterase — protein MASDNNQALTVIQVTDSHLRREPDGTLLGMNTRRSLDAVLSLVRANHQSPDLVLATGDIAQDGSTEAYKCFHEKMLPFQCPIYWFSGNHDDPGVMAKAVQDPECLAKVKTFGPWKLIFLDSSVRRKVYGKLAKKELQLLKAELEKDQDKHVIICFHHHPVDVDCAWLDTIGLHNRDEFFSVIDSYDHVRLILWGHIHQEYDQMRNGVRLLATPSTCVQFKPYSEDFAVDSLAPGYRWLKLYPDGRVETSVVRASHIEFEVDLSSKGY, from the coding sequence GTGGCGTCAGACAACAACCAAGCGTTAACCGTTATTCAGGTAACGGATTCCCATCTGCGGCGGGAACCGGACGGCACTCTATTGGGTATGAATACCCGACGTAGCCTGGATGCGGTTTTGTCGCTTGTGCGCGCGAATCATCAAAGCCCGGATTTGGTGCTTGCCACCGGCGACATTGCGCAGGATGGGTCAACGGAAGCGTATAAGTGTTTCCATGAAAAAATGCTGCCGTTTCAATGTCCGATCTATTGGTTCTCCGGCAATCATGATGATCCTGGCGTCATGGCCAAAGCGGTGCAGGATCCCGAGTGTCTGGCCAAGGTGAAAACGTTTGGCCCCTGGAAACTAATCTTTCTCGACTCCTCTGTTCGACGCAAGGTATACGGCAAGTTAGCCAAAAAAGAGTTGCAGTTGCTGAAAGCGGAACTGGAGAAAGACCAGGACAAACACGTGATCATCTGCTTTCATCATCACCCAGTCGATGTTGACTGCGCGTGGCTGGATACCATCGGTTTGCATAACCGGGATGAATTTTTCTCAGTCATTGACTCCTATGATCATGTTCGATTGATACTTTGGGGGCACATACACCAGGAGTATGACCAGATGCGCAACGGCGTGCGGCTACTGGCGACGCCGTCCACTTGTGTGCAATTCAAGCCATACAGCGAGGACTTCGCGGTGGACAGTCTGGCGCCCGGCTATCGTTGGTTGAAACTGTATCCGGATGGCCGGGTGGAGACTTCCGTGGTGCGGGCCAGTCATATAGAGTTTGAGGTCGACCTTTCCAGCAAAGGCTATTGA
- a CDS encoding DUF1249 domain-containing protein encodes MKQRYVPDIAQFGAICEANYFRLSKLVADREAGSEVTYSLHNHAAYLGLIRIKVLESSRYTNLLFLEQVHAIGRWVNNPQLTVRIYHDARMAEVISAVNHARVEAVNDYPNGKMHLPDEKLQLNQFLSEWLNYCLHHGHSTEELRNL; translated from the coding sequence GTGAAACAACGGTACGTGCCAGACATCGCCCAATTCGGAGCTATCTGTGAGGCGAATTACTTTCGCCTGAGCAAGCTCGTCGCCGATAGGGAAGCCGGCTCGGAGGTCACCTATTCGCTGCATAATCATGCCGCCTATCTGGGGTTAATCCGTATAAAGGTGCTGGAATCCAGTCGTTATACTAACCTCTTGTTTTTGGAACAGGTTCACGCGATCGGTCGGTGGGTGAACAACCCTCAGTTAACGGTTCGGATATATCATGACGCACGTATGGCGGAAGTCATTAGCGCGGTGAATCACGCCCGAGTAGAGGCGGTGAACGATTATCCTAACGGCAAAATGCATTTACCTGATGAAAAACTGCAACTAAACCAGTTTCTTTCCGAGTGGCTGAATTATTGTCTGCATCATGGTCATTCGACGGAAGAGCTGAGAAACTTATAA
- a CDS encoding HDOD domain-containing protein — translation MSTELNEEQIQHILQGIKIPPQPQILVDIQMEQVMPDPDISRIAQLISQDVGLAGTVLKFVNSPMFGLSNKIASIAQAVSLLGLKSVVNIINGISIKGEMSDEHIVELTRFWDTANDISSISANIAKKIGYQSPDEAYMLGLFHNCGIPLMIQRFPNYLKVVEEAYSQVDKRITETENERLNTNHAVVGYYTAKSWNLPKHICEAIAEHHSAERIFADRDSRNPEKKTLLAVLKISEHICGNFHVLGRQSEDHEWNRIQKDVLEFVGLTNYDVDEMKESFSEMGVSVSNYR, via the coding sequence ATGAGCACCGAACTCAACGAAGAGCAGATCCAGCATATTCTGCAGGGAATAAAAATACCGCCGCAGCCGCAAATTCTGGTGGATATTCAAATGGAACAGGTCATGCCCGATCCGGATATCAGCCGAATCGCCCAGCTGATCAGTCAGGATGTGGGGCTCGCCGGCACAGTGTTGAAGTTCGTTAACTCCCCCATGTTCGGTCTATCCAACAAGATTGCGTCCATCGCCCAAGCGGTTTCTCTTTTGGGGCTTAAGAGCGTCGTCAACATCATCAACGGTATTTCCATCAAGGGTGAGATGTCTGATGAGCATATCGTGGAGCTCACCCGCTTCTGGGATACAGCTAACGATATTTCCAGCATCTCCGCCAATATCGCCAAGAAAATTGGTTATCAGTCCCCGGATGAGGCTTATATGCTGGGCTTGTTCCACAACTGCGGTATTCCTTTAATGATTCAGCGTTTCCCCAACTACCTGAAAGTGGTTGAGGAGGCGTACAGCCAAGTCGATAAACGAATCACGGAGACCGAGAACGAACGTCTTAACACCAATCACGCAGTAGTCGGCTATTACACCGCCAAATCCTGGAACCTGCCCAAACATATCTGCGAGGCCATTGCAGAGCATCACAGCGCGGAAAGGATTTTTGCCGATCGAGACAGCCGTAATCCAGAGAAAAAAACCTTACTGGCGGTGCTGAAAATTTCCGAACACATCTGTGGCAATTTCCACGTGCTGGGCAGGCAATCGGAAGACCATGAATGGAACCGCATTCAAAAAGATGTACTGGAGTTCGTTGGGTTAACCAACTACGACGTGGATGAGATGAAAGAGTCGTTTTCAGAAATGGGCGTCAGCGTCAGCAATTACCGCTGA
- a CDS encoding patatin-like phospholipase family protein codes for MAAIPEKNKAGPKIGLVLGGGGALGGIYEIGALRALDEALDGLDFNDLYVYVGVSAGAFVAANLANQMTTAQMCRIFVKNEADVHPFHPGVFYRPALREYLRRAVSIPGLVMEACAKFIENPRDQSLLEAMTILAQAAPSGLFENEGLHEYLERSYSLLGRTNDFRKLSRRLYLIAADLESSDAVRFGSPGYDHVPISKAVQASVAAPGIYTPVEIDGRHYVDGILRKGMHASVALEDGADLVLAINPVVPIDVQQAVEAGTMAQGALLNKGMPNIWSQTYRTMVYSRMRAGMAMYESEYPDADIVLFEPARYDAKLFFSNVFSFQSRRIVCEHAYQMTRQDLLHRYDALSEQFAPYGVTIRRDILEDEQRTISTSLYGEMLPVYVANEKRNNVSYLSRIGNSLEGVADLLQSAKNII; via the coding sequence ATGGCGGCAATCCCTGAGAAAAATAAGGCTGGCCCCAAGATCGGGCTGGTATTGGGAGGCGGCGGCGCGCTGGGCGGCATCTATGAAATTGGCGCTTTGCGGGCTCTGGACGAGGCATTAGATGGACTGGATTTCAACGACCTGTACGTCTATGTCGGCGTTAGCGCAGGCGCATTCGTCGCAGCGAATTTGGCTAATCAGATGACCACGGCGCAGATGTGCCGAATATTTGTCAAAAACGAAGCGGATGTGCACCCCTTTCACCCCGGCGTATTTTACCGACCCGCTTTACGCGAATATCTACGTCGAGCTGTTTCGATTCCTGGGCTGGTGATGGAAGCCTGCGCAAAATTCATCGAAAACCCTCGCGATCAAAGTCTGCTGGAAGCCATGACGATTCTTGCGCAGGCGGCCCCCTCCGGTTTATTTGAAAACGAAGGTTTGCATGAATACCTTGAGCGTTCCTACAGTCTGTTGGGGCGAACCAATGACTTCAGAAAACTCAGTCGCCGTTTGTATTTGATTGCGGCGGACCTTGAGAGCAGCGACGCCGTTCGCTTTGGCTCGCCCGGTTACGATCACGTTCCTATCTCCAAAGCGGTGCAAGCCAGTGTCGCCGCTCCGGGTATCTATACGCCAGTGGAGATTGACGGTCGACACTATGTCGACGGTATCCTGCGGAAGGGGATGCATGCTTCCGTCGCGTTGGAGGATGGCGCAGATTTGGTGTTGGCGATAAACCCGGTCGTGCCCATAGACGTTCAGCAGGCAGTGGAAGCTGGAACCATGGCTCAGGGCGCCTTGCTGAACAAAGGGATGCCGAACATCTGGTCGCAGACATATAGAACCATGGTTTACTCCCGCATGCGCGCTGGAATGGCGATGTATGAAAGCGAGTATCCTGATGCGGATATCGTGCTGTTTGAGCCGGCCCGTTATGACGCTAAACTGTTTTTCTCCAATGTCTTCAGTTTCCAGTCGCGCCGTATTGTTTGCGAGCATGCATACCAGATGACCAGGCAGGACTTGCTGCACCGGTATGACGCATTGTCAGAGCAGTTTGCGCCCTACGGCGTCACCATTCGTAGAGATATTCTTGAAGATGAGCAGAGGACTATCAGTACGAGCCTTTATGGTGAAATGCTGCCAGTCTACGTGGCGAATGAAAAGCGCAATAATGTCAGCTACTTAAGCCGGATCGGCAATAGCCTTGAAGGGGTGGCGGATTTATTGCAGAGCGCTAAGAATATAATTTGA
- the gcvH gene encoding glycine cleavage system protein GcvH — protein MSSVPSELKYSPTHEWVLLEDNGVVTVGITDHAQDLLGDIVFVELPEVGAELGAGDNAGVVESVKAASDIYSPVTGEVVEVNEALQESPELVNSDPYNDGWFFKIKIADVKELEGMMDAEAYTEQCEAEEG, from the coding sequence ATGAGCAGCGTTCCAAGCGAACTGAAATACAGCCCCACTCACGAATGGGTGTTGTTGGAAGACAACGGCGTGGTGACTGTAGGCATTACCGATCACGCTCAGGATTTATTGGGTGACATCGTGTTTGTCGAGCTGCCTGAGGTCGGTGCGGAACTGGGCGCAGGCGACAACGCCGGTGTGGTTGAGTCCGTCAAGGCTGCATCTGATATCTACTCGCCGGTGACCGGAGAAGTGGTGGAAGTCAATGAGGCGCTGCAAGAGTCTCCAGAGCTGGTCAATAGTGACCCTTACAACGATGGCTGGTTTTTCAAAATCAAGATCGCCGACGTTAAAGAGTTGGAAGGCATGATGGATGCCGAAGCATACACAGAGCAGTGTGAAGCGGAAGAAGGCTGA
- a CDS encoding imelysin family protein — protein sequence MRVGGRHIAIQLFLLCIALTACDKSTERNSPTESSAPQQSATPLTAQEQADAKATAGAVVSPLWSAATEKHDVALHAIEKLNRGLQQFISAPTPDSLKDAREDWMQAHAALQELKVWSQLPAAKNYLKHKAPGAPYNRASLLDAAPLLGGYLDEVPGYPKSGLTYAEDLEIGDATLSEQHQFADEYYLVYGMHPIEFMLWSHSDPAQQSARFIANADAPDTERRRELLRLQGERLLQEMTEFTAAWRPPSGSIFLKGKSMSQMEAVREANPWLIALIDFIDREVVSALKPKEGEPGWRFQEHLEFSQDAAHFWRGRMKAMQPFLTEPALFTDAQTRNSLKELRLKLEGCLTALSATAEDNQEQIAICENQALQLREQIIIRFAGN from the coding sequence ATGAGAGTGGGCGGACGTCATATTGCGATCCAGCTATTCTTGCTGTGCATCGCATTAACTGCCTGCGATAAAAGCACGGAGCGGAACTCTCCAACTGAATCCTCAGCCCCGCAGCAGAGCGCCACGCCACTCACCGCACAGGAGCAGGCTGACGCCAAAGCGACGGCAGGAGCAGTTGTGTCGCCACTTTGGAGCGCGGCGACGGAAAAACATGACGTCGCCCTGCACGCGATTGAAAAGTTGAATCGAGGCCTACAGCAATTTATCAGTGCGCCGACGCCAGACTCCCTGAAGGATGCGAGAGAGGATTGGATGCAGGCGCACGCGGCGTTACAAGAACTCAAAGTGTGGAGCCAATTGCCTGCAGCGAAAAACTACCTCAAGCACAAGGCGCCTGGAGCGCCATATAATCGCGCGTCGCTTCTGGACGCTGCGCCGCTGTTGGGCGGCTACCTTGACGAAGTGCCCGGCTACCCGAAAAGTGGACTGACCTACGCGGAAGATCTTGAGATAGGCGACGCAACGCTAAGTGAACAGCATCAGTTTGCGGACGAATACTATCTGGTTTACGGAATGCATCCAATTGAGTTCATGCTCTGGTCGCATAGCGATCCTGCACAACAGTCCGCTCGCTTTATCGCGAATGCCGACGCCCCTGATACAGAGCGCCGACGCGAGCTTCTGCGCTTGCAGGGTGAGCGTCTGCTACAGGAAATGACTGAGTTCACCGCCGCTTGGCGGCCGCCTTCCGGAAGTATCTTCCTGAAAGGAAAAAGCATGAGTCAGATGGAAGCAGTGCGGGAAGCCAACCCTTGGCTAATCGCTTTAATCGACTTTATTGACCGAGAAGTGGTCAGCGCCTTGAAGCCTAAAGAGGGCGAACCCGGCTGGCGGTTTCAGGAACACCTGGAGTTCAGTCAGGACGCCGCCCATTTTTGGCGTGGACGAATGAAAGCCATGCAGCCGTTTCTGACTGAGCCCGCATTGTTTACGGACGCCCAGACTCGCAACAGTCTGAAGGAGCTTCGTCTTAAACTGGAGGGCTGCCTGACGGCATTGAGCGCTACCGCCGAGGACAACCAAGAGCAAATAGCCATTTGCGAAAATCAGGCGCTGCAACTTCGAGAACAAATCATTATCCGGTTCGCCGGAAACTAA